A genomic segment from Triticum dicoccoides isolate Atlit2015 ecotype Zavitan chromosome 1A, WEW_v2.0, whole genome shotgun sequence encodes:
- the LOC119291636 gene encoding trihelix transcription factor ASIL2-like, with protein sequence MELREMAAAAAAAASAGGGGGGGGGGGGGGGRLPPPNPNLPYREDCWSEGETAALVGAWGSRYVDLNRGNLRQKQWQEVAGAVNSRRGAAARRRPPRTDVQCKNRVDTLKKKYKAERARGGPSAWNFYGELDRLVGPTLAAAAATKKHPSSGPPGPQFALPLHPSAARRHPSPSSSPSPPPPMALPLPNYRRGAPLPAAAFIQQAAAAAAAISDSDDSGDLGDNNSNNSRRSPSRSVSSHSGGNNKRRRRSESSSGGDGGVGELARAIEAFAEMYERVESAKQKQSLEMERERINFMKQLEVKRMENFVDAHVKLARMKHAKKNGGSAANGTIGVELASSVAALPFLSNPAYL encoded by the coding sequence ATGGAGCTGAGGGagatggccgcggcggcggcggcggctgcgtcggcgggaggaggaggaggaggcggcggcggcggcgggggcgggggcggcaggCTGCCGCCGCCCAACCCCAACCTCCCCTACCGCGAGGACTGCTGGAGCGAGGGCGAGACGGCGGCGCTCGTCGGCGCCTGGGGCAGCCGCTACGTCGACCTCAACCGCGGCAACCTGCGCCAGAAGCAGTGGCAGGAGGTCGCCGGCGCCGTCAACTCGCGCCGCggggccgccgcgcgccgccgcccgccgcgcacCGACGTCCAGTGCAAGAACCGCGTCGACACGCTCAAGAAGAAGTACAAAGCGGAGCGCGCCCGCGGCGGGCCCTCCGCCTGGAACTTCTACGGCGAGCTCGACCGCCTCGTCGgccccaccctcgccgccgccgccgccaccaagaaGCACCCCTCCTCCGGGCCGCCGGGCCCTCAGTTCGCCCTGCCTCTCCACCCTTCCGCCGCCAGGAGGCACCCGTCGCCCTCCTCTTCGCCGTCCCCGCCTCCGCCCATGGCTCTGCCGCTGCCCAACTACCGCCGCGGGGCGCCGCTCCCTGCCGCCGCGTTTATccagcaggccgccgccgccgctgccgcgatTTCTGATTCAGACGACTCCGGTGATCTCGgtgacaacaacagcaacaactcgCGGCGGTCACCGTCCCGCTCCGTTTCATCGCACTCCGGTGGTAACAACAAGCGCCGCCGCCGCAGCGAAAGCAGCAGTGGTGGCGATGGTGGTGTCGGCGAGCTGGCGAGGGCGATCGAGGCATTTGCAGAGATGTACGAGCGCGTCGAGAGTGCCAAGCAGAAGCAGTCCCTGGAGATGGAGCGAGAAAGGATCAACTTCATGAAGCAGCTGGAGGTGAAGCGCATGGAGAACTTCGTAGATGCACATGTGAAGCTCGCAAGAATGAAGCATGCCAAGAAGAATGGAGGTTCTGCAGCCAATGGTACCATTGGAGTGGAGCTGGCTTCCTCCGTGGCTGCGCTGCCTTTCCTCTCCAACCCTGCATACCTCTGA